Genomic window (Nymphaea colorata isolate Beijing-Zhang1983 chromosome 1, ASM883128v2, whole genome shotgun sequence):
ACCCCTCCACAAACTGGATGGAACTAGCCTGTGGTCATCCTATTGTCCCCTCCAAGAAATCGTAACTTAACTTTAGAATGTCAAAGACCTTTTTCTCCATACCTTCGGACTCGCCCGTGCATTTTTTCAGAGCTCTCAAAGTATCCTCCCACACCCCGGCATCGTCATTGTTCCTCAGGGCTGCTCCAATTGTGGCGATCGCTATCGGCAGACCAGCACACTCCCTGAGGACCTCCattgcaattttttctataGGTAGCTGTTTGATCACATTCCCTTTGTTATGAAGGAATAGGGACATTGCATCTTTCCAGCACAAGGCTTCCACCTTGATGTTTCTGCCAGTTTGCATGGGATCGCATGCATCAAGGGTTCTACTTACGACCACAACTTTGCTTCCATTTGCTGGATCAGGAACACCCAACACACGTATATCGAAGCCTTGGCAGACATTATCTAATATCAACAAGTACTTTCCaccattcatttttgttgaaataaGTTTTTCTCCTTGGCTTAGATCTGCTCCTTTGGCAGAAAGAGTGCTTTAGGTAGCAGGCAATCTTCTGTTGCAGGCGTTTATAGTCGGATATTTTCCTACTACGATGTACATGACGAAGTCGAAATCTTTAGCTTTTGTTGTGCACATGCTTCACGATACTAGTCTCGCCAACTCCCCCCATTCTGTGGATGCCGATCCTTGATATCCTGGCGTCTTGTATGCTGTCCAAAATTTCCTTAACGAAGCGAGTAGCAGTATCTTGCCCGTCCAATGGTTCCAGGATGAGTGGCTGTGACCAATCGATTTCTCGAGGCCTTGACACCTGTTCCGCCTCCAAAGGTGCCTTCTTTATATGTGCCGTAGCAATACCAACAGTTGGGCAATTCATGGCAACAGGTGCACGTCCCTTTGGCGTTCGGAAAGCCTTTGAAAATGCACTCTGCTTCATCCTTTAGCTCCTGAGTCTTCATCTGCcactcttcttcctcttgtcGAATATCTCTACCTTTAAGATCTTCATCTCTCACCAAGTTATTGACAAGCACTTCTATCTTTCTTAGCTCACTGATTTCCCTTCCCAGAGTTTCATAGTTCGTTTCGTGGTTCTTTAGGTAACCTGCATGCCTCCTTGCATGGACGTACGTCCTTTTGAGCGATGCAAGAAGGCACTCACAGATGGCATCGGCTGGGATGGGGATGCAGCCGCAGGCCATTCTGATTCTTCTCTTTGGTCCGCCCTTAAACCAGCAAGATGGTAGCTGCCATTGCAGGTAATGGGATTTTCAGATGGATACTGGCGAACAAGAGCAAGGCATCCTTTTATATATCAGGGAATTGAACGAGTCCAGATGATCGTCCTCATGCCTCTTAGTTAATCCTCTAGCTGGCCAGCGTTGGGACATGGCCTGGAGTAATGCCCATGTCACCATCATTGAAGAGGCTTCCACTAATCCGTGATGATGTTAAAAGGGTCCATTCATCCTTTATAACAGCTGTTAGAAAGATCTCCTGTCAATAGTTAGAAATTAGAATAGAAGTCAGAAGATTAAAATgcctctaatttttttttttaaaaaaaaagctctACAACTTGTCTAAGTAAAAAGTTGACGTCTATGTGTTAAAGGTCATCCCAAGGAGACAGGTTTGTCTAAGTAAATATGTAATTCAAATACGCCTTATGTTCAGACTTCCACCGACTCTTCTGAGCCACAATCGGGCAAATGAGTGTTATTTTGTAACGGTGCATAAAATAGAAATTCAAACAAAAGGAGGCTGAATGAAAAAGTCAAAACATTAATTTTAGGACTAAATGTGTTCTATCACCAAGCTTAACATTACATTGGATCCCAGAAACACAATTGATCACGTGATGACATTGGTAGATGATGAATAACGGCATCTGTAAAAATGAAACATTGACATGCCAATAAAAGGCGATGCACTTCTCAATACAATTTAGGTGTGGATGTGACAAGATTTTAAGCAGATAAACATATATGCATTATCTTTTACATGCATTatcttttttacaaaaatatgacGTGCTAAACAAATGGATAATCATGTTGAGTGTAGGGACAGTGcccctttcaaaaaaaaagtaaagatttttaatttttttcattcttaatcttcatatttttcttggtCTGTCCTAATTCCCTTTAACTTCATGCTTGCAGACATTTGATGAAACTTTTGGACAAGAATCTGCATAGAAACATTGCCGGCTCATAGAAGATATTATAATCATCAAGAAAATACTGCTTTTACTGGGAAAATTAAATAGGCtagtaaagaaaaaacaacacgCATCAGGTTAATATTTATAAGACTCCAGTCCCCTTGGACAGGTCACGGATCAAATCCTATACAAAGATTTTGCTATTTTTATACTGCAGATCTAAATCCCAATGTATCTATGTCTCAATGAGTGGGAGGAAATTCCACTAGCGGAGTAAGGGTGCATTGCTTCCAGCCCAAAGGCATATGGAGTATGTGATGCTCATATCATTCACAAGTGATCAGCCCAAAGGCATTGAGGTTAAGggcaaatccaatccatttcaTGTTCCATATGATGGACCTGATGCCGTCTTCAATGAATAGTTCAATTATATACCTTTAAAATCAATCATCAACTATTTACTTTAAGAGGTGTAGTGTAGCTGGACTGGTTAGCGGACTAGTGAAAGTCTAATCATTGGTTTGATTCCTCTGAGTGCTACTGTTAGAGACTGCAAACATAATTGTGTTACACTTTAGTTTGTCGAAGCAATCATATACCTCCGGGGAAAGAGGAAAGGGGAAGTTTGTACCTCTTTTCAAATCGACAATCCAATATTCTTTGATCTCAATATTAGATTCGGATGAGACACTGGCTTCACTTTGCAAACATGCGCATATGACCAGGACAAGCATCCTACTGCTGGTATGTATGCATTCGAACCTAAATCAGGATTTAACTTCATCGATAATGAATCAGCTATAAAaagtatataatattttaacaCTAAACTAACTATTGCATTTAGAAAGGATTCAAATCCAGGTCTGGTTCAGATCTATACCCAGTTAGTAGTTGAGGTCAACAATTGGGTAGGCAGCATCCGGACCCGCTTAGTTATCAGACAAAGCCAGTCCAGGAAAGAGATAAAGTGGGGACACCGAACGAGGGGGTGATAAAGTCGCATTTAAAAGACCAGTAAGAATGTAAGGAGTACAAGTGGTTATATTGATTCAATGAATACTTGTGGACTGATACACATGGCCCCAACAGTCACCCGGTGGACCAAACAAATTAATAAATGCGATCTGCAAAGTGTATTTAATAAAGATTAGGTAAGCTTTGAGTGGCACTATTTAAATGCATACCAAGGGAGAAACAATAAGGGCACATAAATCATGATGCATCAAACTTGATggcttaaaaaaattatgattctgATGAGAAAAATCATACTAAAGGTAGGTTCTTTCAGCTGAATCTATTTGAGCCACATTGAATcaagtgtttctttttttctttattttgccTTGTACTTCGGAGTGGAAATTCCAGTTGGACTGGACTTGCCACCGCAAGactcaaatctaaattcaaGAGCGACTGGGTGTAACAGATCTGGACCTAGTCCATACGGCACATATGAGAAATTATTGATGTCCTTTTCATTGGAAAGTTTCCCCTCAATTTTAGAAATTTGGATCAGAACCCAGATCTTGTATGAATTACTACGAAATTCATACCCGGAAGGATATTAGTATATTACTAATAGTTACCTACAGATCTCATCAAAACTGGATCATATTCAATGCCTTGACACCCAACTGACCTGATCGTGAGATGCGAACATGGATCTTTTCCATGTAATTCATTTTCTAGATTCGACACTTCGGATAggcacacaattttttttttttagttatttgagGTAAACAGGGAATAGTACTTCACCATACTGCCTACCACCCAAGAAGAAAGCCAAAACCCCCGTCCTTCCCCGTCCCTGAAGACTGAAGATACCTCCACCACCTATCATATTTGACCTAATAAAATCTTTGTTATCAACACTTCATAAATCATCTAAAGGGGACTCGATTGGAATCTTTACAGATAACCAGCCTAGAAAATCTAAAAAACTAGGCAAAAAAGAAGACActatatgaaaatatatatatatttttgtggaattaacttttttcatactttattttgataaaaaaaattcagagaCCAATGATACAGTGCAGAAAGTAGAATAAGCAACAGATGTTAGACTTAATTACGGCTGACTTAAACGAAACCtggacttttttttattatacaaGTTTTTGGACTTGTTAATGCGTAGTTATACATTGTTGATTTTGGAGTTGGCAATATTGCACATTATATTTGAATTGGGTGAAAATTGATAAGATTTTTGTcaagcagaaaaataaatatgattgTATGTATGCTTAATGCAATCAAGTTCAAACTCGGATGTGTTTAGACAAACAATGGATCCGCTTGTAAAATTGTTTACAACATGAATTAGTGACTAAATTAATTTGTGCAGCCTTGTGCAGCCTCGTAGCAAACTATGACCGTCAAGTAGATAATCATTCGGCACAATTTCTTGAGTTCTCCAGAGGTTCTGCAAAGCAATTTTTTCATGTGCTTGCATTGCTCTCGTGCAGCACAGCaggattcttctttttcttttcttccagtTGTACTTAGGGACCCGTCAAAGAAGCCCCGCCACAAGGAACACTAGCACAGCTGAGAAAAAGTGGTGGGGAGAGAGACGGTTGGGTCCCATATTTTCACTAAGATGCATGCTTGGTGCAGTGGCTGGGGGCTTGTTGAGAGGCTTGAGTCTAGCTACCAAAGTATGAAATATTGGTCGTATTTTCAGGTTTTagcatacatatacatatattaaagcTGAAATCTGCCGGCCAGATTTTATAACTCAGTTAGGAGAGCTGAGAGTGCTAATTGTTGAGGACACCGAAGGCACAACAAGTGATACTCCTCCCCTCTCCTACTAAATTCCTAAAATTCCTAAGAACCagttcctctctttctctctcttttatatttatgaagAGGTAGTTTCTTCGGTTTGGAAGTATTGTGAAGGTGTGCATAAATTGGCAGGTCCACCGTCATGACATGCATAAGATATCTGATGAGCCAAACCCATATAACTTGATGGAGATATTGTAAGATatacaattgaattgaatgcTTATTGACTCGTAGAAAGATCAAATATTACTTTTTCGATATATCTGAGTCCAGACACTTGGATAATTGTGGACTTGGTTAAGAATCCAATCGCGATCGATCTTCATATGTTCTTGAGAAAACTAACTTTTAGGATTCCAGATGGATCCGTCAGTTGCTTGTCtagctcctcttcttccacaccCTTCTCAGTCTGcaactcctcctcatcatcttcatctttactcacTTCCCAATCACCATCCTTCCTGAGTTCCTCGCTCCTCACAGACTTGTCTTCGTAGAAGTGCGTGGTGGTGATTTCTTCCTTGCCAAGGGAGGAGTATGGAGCTTCTGGGAGCCAATCTTCCTCTTGATGTATTCGTTGTAAATGTCCGGTGTTGGGCTCGAGGTGCCCAAAAATTTGGACGCCTCAACACGGACGATGACGATGACATTGGAGACAACAAACAGGAATTTGGGAAAAGGATGTCACCCATCATGTTGGGAAGGGAGGCACACAGGAGAGACTTGATGAAGAATCAGAGGGGAGAAAGCCATAGAGGGCTTGAAGCCCACCATGATTGGTGTCACTGCATAGAAGGCGAGCTTGTGGAGATAATTGGTCTTCTTGTACTTGACCATGGCCCAGAATTTCTCAACTTTTGCGGGTTCCATAGCTCAAAAGATGTGcagtaaaagagaaagagagggagaatgaaaaaaagagagctCACAATCCGGATAAAATTTTGGGAGTGGGATTCAAGTTCATTGAATAGGAGAGAAGATAGAGGGAGAGCAGAGGAGGAATTCtatatgagaaaataaatcaggTGGGGGAGTTTATATAGCATTGAGGAAGATGGTGGTAGTGGTTTTGCTTCAACTATGCTgccttttagagagagagagagagagagatttctcaTATGAAATTCCtcctctgctctctctctctatcttctctcCTATTCAATGAACTTGAATCCCGCTCCCAAAATTTTATCGGGATTGTgagctctctttctttcattctccctctctttctcttttactgCACATCTCTTGAGCTATGGAACCCGCAAAAGTTGAGAAATTCAGGGCCATGGTCAAGTACAAGAAGACCAATTATCTCCACAAGCTCGCTTTCTATGCAGTGACACCAATCATGGTGGGCTTATTTTTATCAAGCCCTCTCTGGCTTTCTCCCCTCTGATTCTTCATCAAGTCTCTCCTGTGTGTCTCCCTTCCCAACATGATGGGTGACATCCTTTGCCCAAAATTCCTGTTTGTTGTCTCCAATGTCATCGTCATCGTCCGAGTTCAGGCATCCAAATTTTTGGGCACCTCGAGCCCAACGGCGGACATTTACGATGAATATGTCAGGAGGAAGAATGGCTCCCAGAAGCTCCATGCTCCTCCCATGGCAAGGAAGGAAACCATCACCTCCCACTTCTACGATGACAAGTCAGTGAGGAGCCCAAAAATTTGGCAGCAATTGGTTCTTAAGAATTTGAGGAATTTAGTAGGAGATGGGAGGAAGACCACCATGGGCAAGATCATGAAGAAGGTTGCCATGAAGAGACCAGTGACTGTTGATGTTCTTCCTGCAGAAGTCATTGTACAGATCGTAGGATGCGTTGTTTCTTCATCGCCAGCCATGTTGTCGGTTCCTGATCTTGCCAACATGAAGCTCACGTAAATTTTCTATCATCTCCAACATATTCAACTTTTAAGCACTCTACATGCATTCTTTAAAGGGTTTGATTCAAATGGAGTGGCAGGTGCAAGATGCTGCATGAAGCTGCAAGGGATAGATGGGTGCTCAGACGAGCCACCATTGTGGATGATTTGTGGTTTTTTTTCTAAGATTTGGCAGCAACTGAAAACAGAGACAAGTATTAACCTTATCCTCTTGATCTccatttgatttcttaatcttAAGATGAAAAAGTACGTTGATGagccttcttaattttttgcttaTGACTAATAAGTTACTTCGGCTAAAACTCATCATTTAACTTTTTGAAAGCTATTGGTTTGTAAGAATTTTTGTGATGCAAAGTGGGAGACCATGAAATATATCAAGGATTGACCAGAAAACGATCAATTATTTTTGCATTAATGTCGTTGATAATGAAAACCTGCAAACTGAACCGTCATGCATG
Coding sequences:
- the LOC116262044 gene encoding disease resistance protein At4g27190-like, whose amino-acid sequence is MNGGKYLLILDNVCQGFDIRVLGVPDPANGSKVVVVSRTLDACDPMQTGRNIKVEALCWKDAMSLFLHNKGNVIKQLPIEKIAMEVLRECAGLPIAIATIGAALRNNDDAGVWEDTLRALKKCTGESEGMEKKVFDILKLSYDFLEGTIG